From Candidatus Zixiibacteriota bacterium, the proteins below share one genomic window:
- a CDS encoding MFS transporter — protein sequence MFSNRNIAVYLSCEGILSAFGGFILPIYVLYFRVYDITLFEIAILAAVFEASVLLFEIPTGLLADRFGRKLSVNIGFVLFSISGMIFIVYRDFTGFLLAEILFGLAEAFISGAGEALAVDSIKNENRDEVIKRLFSNRGRVRIAITSVAMIAAGYFYSQNISITFYPVLLGGLAGLGLSSLYKSQGRGQFENPGFAEPLRQLFIHIRKPGFIKITFVTAIIANFAFEGVDQFWQVLASESANIDTSYFGIITAAGAILAFILIGPVTKKHTANISSLLNILLLAGLIIYFMPLAPALILAAMITLFFVIKEIVASLFSVSINISIGSIGRATFLSGFNMACSTGEVFSGILIGFIASKLGLEGVFMICGAVLIFFVLPSIAKLYISRKEQKNH from the coding sequence ATGTTTTCGAATAGAAATATTGCTGTCTATCTTTCTTGCGAAGGGATCCTGTCCGCCTTCGGAGGGTTCATCCTTCCGATTTATGTTCTCTATTTCCGCGTTTACGATATTACACTATTTGAAATCGCTATCCTGGCGGCTGTCTTTGAAGCCTCGGTATTGCTTTTCGAAATCCCCACCGGGCTTTTGGCCGATCGATTTGGCCGAAAGCTTTCGGTCAATATCGGCTTTGTGCTATTCTCTATCAGCGGTATGATTTTTATCGTGTATCGAGATTTTACCGGTTTTCTTCTTGCTGAAATTTTATTCGGCCTGGCTGAAGCCTTTATATCCGGAGCCGGCGAAGCCCTGGCGGTGGATTCGATTAAAAATGAAAATCGTGACGAAGTTATTAAACGATTGTTTTCTAACCGCGGCCGCGTCAGAATAGCAATTACTTCAGTTGCTATGATTGCCGCCGGATATTTTTACTCCCAAAATATCTCGATTACGTTCTATCCGGTTCTGTTGGGCGGTTTGGCCGGGCTGGGTTTATCATCGCTTTATAAGTCGCAGGGGAGAGGACAATTTGAAAATCCCGGATTTGCCGAACCTCTCAGGCAACTTTTCATTCACATTCGCAAACCCGGTTTTATCAAAATTACTTTCGTAACAGCTATAATTGCAAATTTTGCCTTTGAAGGCGTCGATCAATTCTGGCAGGTGCTCGCGTCGGAATCTGCTAATATTGACACAAGTTATTTCGGAATCATAACCGCCGCGGGAGCCATTCTCGCCTTTATCCTGATCGGGCCGGTAACCAAAAAACACACCGCCAATATATCTTCGCTTCTTAATATTCTCCTCCTGGCCGGATTGATTATTTATTTTATGCCCCTTGCTCCGGCCCTGATTTTGGCAGCAATGATTACTTTGTTCTTTGTCATTAAGGAAATAGTCGCGTCTCTGTTTTCGGTGTCGATTAATATCTCGATAGGGTCCATCGGGAGGGCCACGTTTTTGTCGGGATTTAATATGGCTTGCTCCACCGGGGAAGTTTTTTCTGGGATTTTGATTGGCTTTATCGCTTCAAAGTTGGGACTTGAAGGCGTCTTTATGATTTGCGGAGCCGTCCTGATATTCTTCGTCCTGCCGTCGATCGCGAAGTTATATATTTCGCGCAAAGAACAAAAAAATCATTAG
- a CDS encoding Rid family detoxifying hydrolase: protein MQKTIIATNAAPKAIAAYNQAIAVEGAKLLFISGQIGLDPQTMKMVEGGVSAEAKQVLENLGGILKAAGGGYGSVVKATIYLADINDFAAVNEIYASYFENDPPARAAFAVAALPLGARVEIEAIAAL, encoded by the coding sequence ATGCAAAAAACAATCATCGCAACCAACGCCGCCCCCAAAGCAATTGCGGCCTATAATCAGGCAATAGCGGTTGAAGGGGCAAAATTGCTTTTCATCTCCGGCCAGATAGGTCTTGATCCGCAAACAATGAAAATGGTCGAAGGAGGCGTTTCAGCCGAAGCCAAACAGGTGCTTGAAAATCTCGGCGGCATCCTCAAAGCAGCCGGGGGCGGCTACGGTTCGGTCGTCAAAGCGACCATATATCTGGCCGATATAAACGATTTCGCGGCGGTCAATGAAATCTACGCCTCGTATTTTGAAAATGATCCTCCGGCGCGCGCGGCTTTTGCCGTAGCGGCTTTGCCCTTGGGCGCCCGGGTGGAAATCGAAGCGATTGCCGCGTTATAG